Genomic window (Candidatus Omnitrophota bacterium):
AAAAAAGGGAAATAGCGGTTAACTGTTGGGGATTATAAGTGATAATTCGGAAAAAAGACGGAAATACCATAATTGTTGTTGTTTCTTTGATCCTAAGTTTTACAGCCGTTTATTTATTCTATAATCATTGGAAAAATGAGAAAAAAGCGAAAAGCGTTTCTGTATCTGTTGATAGCAGTTTAGAATTGAAAGAATTGAGCGATAAGCTATTGCAAATAATCATTGAAGGTTCTGATCTGCAGCAAGCGGATGCTGCAGCTAAAAAAATTAGAAATCTTGCCGAGCTGGTTATAGTTGGGAAAATTATAGCCGTAAGCACGGAGGGACGGGAAAATTCCGGATCAATTAATGCCAATGGGTATTTTACTATAGAGATTGAGTCCGTTAAGAAAGGCAGCTATCCATTAAGTCAGATTAAAATTCTTTTTGGTATGTATTCTAATGAAGTGCCGGTAGTGTTATACCCGCCGCACGTAAAAACTAAGTATCGTTCAGGGGATCGGGTAAAGCTTTATTTAAATTATATACCGGAACTTGGCTGTTATGTTACGGTGGCCGGGTTTTACAGTATCGAACGCTTGATAAGCTTATAAACTTATTCAGACAAAAGGAGGTGGCAAATGGCAAAGTTCTTTATGTACGGAAAGTACACCAAGGAGGGAATGGAAGGTATTTCGGCCGACAGGACCAAAAAGGCACTTGATGAAATATCAAAAGCCGGCGGAAAGGTAAACCAGATGTATGCTCTTCTGGGTAAATATGATATTGTCCTGATTACTGATTTTCCCTCAGTTGCCGAAGTAATGAAGGCTTCGATTGCCTTAAATAAGTTGACTAATATTGCTTTCACCAGTTTTCCGGCGATTACCATAGAGGAATTTGATAAGGTTATTGCCTAAGGTTGAGTAGTTTAAGGGTAATAAGAGATCCCAGGCTCGCAAGGGCTTGGGATTTCTTATTGGGGAAAAAAGGCAGAAAAAAGGCGAAATAGGCGTTTCTTTCTTTAGAAAGTAAGAATAATATAAG
Coding sequences:
- a CDS encoding GYD domain-containing protein, giving the protein MAKFFMYGKYTKEGMEGISADRTKKALDEISKAGGKVNQMYALLGKYDIVLITDFPSVAEVMKASIALNKLTNIAFTSFPAITIEEFDKVIA